From the genome of Nakamurella flavida, one region includes:
- a CDS encoding FGGY-family carbohydrate kinase gives MTLVAGIDSSTQACKVTVRDLATGAQVREGKASHPAATIVDPEAWWAALLLAVDRAGGLADVEAVSVSGQQHTPVFLGASGEVVCPSPLWNDTGSHRQMTDLNAELGRDEWIRRTGLPLTLSDTVAKLRWLRDVDPTSADRTAAVAVVHDWLTWRLRGFGPTGGPTGDLAELITDRSEASGTGYWSPDSGEYCLDLVEHAFGAAVLLPRVLGPLERAGVTGVGIPGIPAGIAVGVGSGDNAAAALALGLAEGDTVLSLGTSGVVYTRSAEPVHDYAGHVCNYADATGRHLPLVATLNAARNLDAGAALLGCTHDELSDLALQAPPGAEGLTLVPYFEGERTPDLPQARGSLMQASLANFTRPNFARAVIEGTLLNQVAMLQALAACDLRTDRLILIGGASRSPAVREVLTQLVDVPVVLPGPDEYVTRGAAMQAVSTLTGSFPAWPVERVSLPAAASEPRIGQQYEAATGALGYR, from the coding sequence ATGACGTTGGTCGCCGGGATCGACTCGTCCACCCAGGCGTGCAAGGTGACGGTGCGCGACCTGGCCACCGGCGCGCAGGTCCGGGAGGGCAAGGCGTCGCACCCGGCCGCGACGATCGTGGATCCCGAGGCCTGGTGGGCGGCCCTGTTGCTGGCCGTCGACCGGGCCGGCGGCCTGGCCGACGTCGAGGCCGTGTCGGTGAGCGGGCAGCAGCACACCCCCGTCTTCCTCGGTGCGTCCGGTGAGGTCGTCTGCCCGTCGCCACTGTGGAACGACACCGGTTCGCACCGGCAGATGACCGACCTGAACGCCGAACTGGGCCGGGACGAGTGGATCCGCCGCACCGGCCTGCCGCTGACCCTGTCCGACACGGTGGCCAAGCTGCGCTGGCTCCGGGACGTCGATCCCACGTCCGCGGACCGGACGGCGGCGGTCGCCGTGGTGCACGACTGGTTGACCTGGCGGCTGCGCGGCTTCGGCCCGACCGGCGGTCCGACGGGTGACCTGGCCGAACTCATCACCGACCGGTCCGAGGCCAGCGGCACCGGGTACTGGTCGCCGGACAGCGGGGAGTACTGCCTGGATCTGGTCGAGCACGCCTTCGGTGCCGCCGTCCTGCTGCCGCGGGTGCTCGGGCCGCTGGAGCGGGCCGGGGTGACCGGGGTCGGCATCCCGGGCATCCCCGCCGGCATCGCCGTCGGCGTCGGGAGCGGCGACAACGCCGCGGCAGCACTGGCTCTCGGCCTGGCCGAGGGGGACACGGTGCTCTCCCTGGGGACCTCCGGCGTGGTCTACACCCGGTCGGCGGAGCCGGTCCACGACTACGCCGGACACGTCTGCAACTACGCCGACGCCACCGGACGGCACCTGCCGCTGGTCGCCACGCTGAACGCCGCGCGCAATCTCGACGCCGGCGCCGCCCTCCTGGGGTGCACGCACGACGAGCTGTCCGATCTCGCCCTGCAGGCGCCGCCCGGGGCGGAGGGGCTGACCCTCGTCCCGTACTTCGAGGGGGAGCGCACCCCGGACCTGCCGCAGGCCCGGGGGTCGCTCATGCAGGCCTCGCTGGCCAACTTCACCCGGCCCAACTTCGCCCGCGCGGTCATCGAGGGCACCCTGCTCAACCAGGTGGCCATGTTGCAGGCGCTGGCGGCGTGCGACCTGCGGACCGACCGGTTGATCCTCATCGGCGGGGCGTCCCGCAGCCCGGCGGTGCGCGAGGTGCTGACCCAGCTCGTCGACGTCCCCGTCGTGCTCCCCGGTCCGGACGAGTACGTCACCAGAGGGGCGGCCATGCAGGCGGTCTCGACGCTGACCGGGTCGTTCCCGGCCTGGCCGGTCGAGCGGGTGAGCCTGCCGGCGGCGGCCAGCGAGCCGCGGATCGGGCAGCAGTACGAGGCGGCCACCGGCGCCCTGGGCTACCGCTGA
- a CDS encoding FGGY-family carbohydrate kinase, producing the protein MLPTVTIDIGTTSVKLCLFDAEGRSVASARHSTPTTGDRWGEIYDVEALHAMVLGFVRGVPTSVRESVRRVSIAGVGESGGLVRPDATLASPMILWHDHRGADLLAVLTDDQRATISAITGLPVNANYGLSKAAWALAHAGDAGRDARWLNIAEYLAARMTGRRWSERSLASRTMALDVSTGTWSAEVCALLGVDVGLFPEVRSAAEGTVVTAAWAGEAALGPDVVVHVAGHDHMVGAIGADLRRGELLNSTGTTEGLLFLRDHPDLSAAARRSKLANGLACRGSDFTLFASIPTGGSAFATVGSMLGMDTGSLLGCLQELHTRWLADDVDLAAVPLVLPQFRGSPPPDKSAVARGVMAGIGSDTAVEDVVLGCFLGLVRQFQDVLTLFRVPVERVKVIGPAARNDLWLQLKADLLGIPLSVAAVPEVVSRGAQALASGTVLDWAGCSPREIAPDGGRTDRLREWSATSSARWEHMKAMPA; encoded by the coding sequence ATGCTCCCGACCGTCACCATCGACATCGGCACCACCAGCGTGAAGCTGTGCCTGTTCGACGCCGAGGGCCGGTCGGTGGCCTCCGCACGGCACTCCACCCCGACCACCGGTGACCGGTGGGGCGAGATCTACGACGTCGAGGCCCTGCACGCGATGGTGCTGGGTTTCGTCCGGGGGGTGCCGACCTCGGTCCGGGAATCGGTCCGGCGCGTGAGCATCGCCGGCGTCGGCGAGTCCGGCGGCCTGGTCCGACCCGACGCCACCCTCGCCTCCCCGATGATCCTGTGGCACGACCACCGCGGGGCCGATCTCCTCGCCGTGCTCACCGACGACCAGCGGGCCACCATCTCGGCGATCACCGGGCTGCCGGTGAATGCGAACTACGGCCTGTCGAAGGCCGCGTGGGCGCTCGCCCACGCCGGGGACGCCGGCCGGGACGCCCGGTGGCTGAACATCGCCGAGTACCTCGCCGCCCGGATGACCGGCCGGCGGTGGTCGGAACGGTCGCTGGCCAGTCGCACGATGGCGCTGGACGTGTCGACCGGGACGTGGTCGGCGGAGGTGTGCGCGCTGCTGGGGGTCGATGTCGGGCTGTTCCCCGAGGTGCGGTCGGCGGCCGAGGGCACCGTCGTGACCGCCGCCTGGGCCGGCGAGGCCGCGCTGGGTCCCGACGTGGTCGTGCACGTGGCCGGCCACGACCACATGGTCGGCGCGATCGGCGCCGATCTGCGGCGCGGCGAGCTGCTCAACTCCACCGGCACCACCGAGGGTCTGCTGTTCCTCCGGGACCACCCCGATCTGTCCGCCGCGGCCCGGCGGTCCAAGCTGGCGAACGGGCTGGCCTGCCGCGGGTCGGACTTCACCCTCTTCGCCTCCATCCCGACGGGCGGATCGGCGTTCGCGACCGTCGGATCGATGCTCGGCATGGACACCGGGAGCCTGCTCGGCTGCCTGCAGGAGCTGCACACCCGTTGGCTGGCCGATGATGTCGACCTGGCTGCCGTTCCGCTGGTGCTCCCGCAGTTCCGCGGCAGCCCGCCGCCGGACAAGTCGGCCGTGGCGCGCGGGGTGATGGCCGGCATCGGGTCGGACACCGCGGTCGAGGACGTCGTGCTGGGCTGCTTCCTCGGGCTGGTCCGCCAGTTCCAGGACGTCCTGACGCTGTTCCGCGTCCCGGTGGAACGGGTCAAGGTCATCGGGCCGGCGGCCCGCAACGATCTCTGGCTCCAGCTCAAGGCCGATCTGCTGGGCATCCCGTTGAGTGTGGCCGCCGTCCCCGAGGTCGTCTCCCGGGGCGCGCAGGCGCTGGCGTCGGGCACCGTGCTGGACTGGGCCGGCTGCTCCCCCCGGGAGATCGCCCCCGACGGCGGGCGCACCGACCGGCTGCGCGAGTGGTCGGCGACCAGCTCGGCCCGGTGGGAGCACATGAAGGCGATGCCGGCGTGA
- a CDS encoding class II fructose-bisphosphate aldolase, with protein sequence MALVSGLEIIEECTSRNLVAGAFNTTNLETTMGIVAAVERVGVPTFIQVAPTNVALSGYEYIYDMVARRLADCPVPVALHLDHGKSIGAVEDALAARFTSIMIDASEEPYEENLAVSARARTLVGPELALEAELGSIGGKEDDIGPEQEHRTDPAQVGRFVAEVGCDMLAVSVGNVHGHAPDARIDFDLLARVREATTVPLVVHGGSGLPVEQLGRLHEFGVVKVNVASDLRNAMIRAFGEAWVANPNEASLIRVSQQAVAAITEVVERRIRVLNPVVG encoded by the coding sequence ATGGCGCTGGTCAGCGGTCTCGAGATCATCGAGGAATGCACGTCCCGCAACCTCGTCGCCGGTGCGTTCAACACCACCAACCTGGAGACGACGATGGGCATCGTCGCCGCGGTCGAGCGGGTGGGCGTCCCCACCTTCATCCAGGTGGCGCCGACGAACGTGGCCCTGTCCGGGTACGAGTACATCTACGACATGGTCGCCCGCCGGCTGGCCGACTGCCCCGTCCCGGTGGCGCTCCATCTCGACCACGGCAAGAGCATCGGCGCCGTCGAGGACGCGTTGGCCGCCCGCTTCACCTCGATCATGATCGACGCGTCCGAGGAGCCGTACGAGGAGAACCTGGCCGTCTCCGCCCGGGCGCGCACCCTGGTCGGTCCGGAGCTCGCCCTCGAGGCGGAGCTCGGCAGCATCGGTGGAAAGGAGGACGACATCGGCCCGGAGCAGGAGCACCGCACCGATCCGGCCCAGGTCGGCCGGTTCGTGGCCGAGGTCGGCTGCGACATGCTCGCGGTGTCGGTGGGCAACGTCCACGGTCACGCACCGGATGCCCGGATCGACTTCGACCTGCTCGCCCGCGTCCGGGAGGCGACCACGGTCCCGCTCGTCGTGCACGGTGGGTCCGGTCTGCCCGTCGAGCAACTCGGCCGGCTGCACGAGTTCGGGGTGGTCAAGGTGAACGTGGCCAGCGATCTGCGGAACGCGATGATCCGGGCGTTCGGAGAGGCCTGGGTCGCCAACCCGAACGAGGCCTCGCTCATCCGCGTCTCGCAGCAGGCGGTCGCCGCGATCACCGAGGTCGTCGAACGGCGGATCCGCGTGCTCAACCCCGTCGTCGGCTGA